The genomic stretch TGGCGCAAGCGGGGCGAGCTGATCGACCTGCCCAGCGCCGTCATCGCCGCCGGCCTACGCGCCGGCCTCGTCCCGATCGAGCGGTGCGTCGCCCTGCTCGCTGCCGTCCGCGACGGGCACCTCGTCGCCCGCCCGTCGTTCTTCCAACTCCAACAAGTCCGCAAGGCCAGGACCGGCGGCGTGCCAATGCACCTCATCGCCCACGAGGACGTCCTGATCTTCGCCAGGGGAACCTCGCCGGAGGACGGCACCGAGGTGGTCGCGTGAGCGCGCCCACCCACCGCATCCTCTCCCTCGGCGCCGGGGTGCAGAGTTCGACGCTCCTGCTGTTGGCAGCCCAGGGCGAGATCCCTGGGTTTCACGCGGCGATCTTCGCCGATACCTCGTGGGAGCCGGCCGCAGTCTACCGGCATCTGGACCGCCTGACCGGCATCGCCGAGCGGGCCGGCATCGAGGTCGTGCGTGTCAGCACCGGTGACATCCGGGCGGACGCCCTCGACCCCAGGCACCGCTTCGCCAGCATGCCCCTGTTCACGCTCGGACCGAACGGCGAGCGGGGCATGGCCCGGCGACAGTGCACCTCCGAATACAAGATCAAACCAATCAAGGCAGAAGTGCGGCACCGTCTCGGTCATCCCCATCCGCGGCGGGTGCCCGCCGGAGTCGTCGTCGAAATGGCCATCGGTATCTCGGTCGACGAGGTCCACCGCGCCCGCGACGCCGACGTCGGCTACATGCGTAACGTCTTCCCGCTGCTCGACCTGGGCTGGCGACGAACCGACTGCCTGCGTTTCCTGGCCCGGCACGGTCTCGCCGACACCCCAAGTCGTCGTGTGTGGGGTGCCCGTTCCACGACGACGCCTTCTGGTTCGCGCTGCGTGAGCACAGCCCGCAGGAGTGGGCCGACGCGGTCGCCTTCGACCACGCCATCCGCGACGGCTCCGCCCGCGCCAACGCGGACGGGCACCCGCTGCGCGGGCAGTTCTTCCTGCACCGGCAGCGGGTGCCGCTCGACCAGGTGGTCCTGCGCCCACGCTCCCGGCCAGGTGACACGCCGGGTTGCGGGCCGTGGACCTGCCCCCACGACGCGTCGACGACCGGCCACGGGCTCGGGGAGGTGGCGTGAGCGGTGCGCAGACCACTGCCCCACGAATCGGATCCCTGTGCAGCGGGTACGGCGGTCTCGACCTGGCCGTCGAGCTGGTGCTCGGCGGCCGACTCACCTGGTACGCCGAAACCGACCGGCACGCCGCCACCGTCCTGGCCCATCACTGGCCCGGCGTCGCCAACCTCGGCGATATCCGCACCGTCGACTGGACGCGGGTCCCGCCGGTCGACATCGTCACCGCCGGTTTCCCCTGCCAGGACATCAGCAACGCCGGCCGCCGCGCCGGCATCACCGGCGCACACTCCAGCGTCTGGAACCACGTCGCCGACGCCGTTCGCGTCCTTCGACCCCGGCTGCTGTTCGTGGAGAACGTCGCCGCCCTCCTGCGGCGAGGACTCGACG from Micromonospora craniellae encodes the following:
- a CDS encoding DNA cytosine methyltransferase; this translates as MSGAQTTAPRIGSLCSGYGGLDLAVELVLGGRLTWYAETDRHAATVLAHHWPGVANLGDIRTVDWTRVPPVDIVTAGFPCQDISNAGRRAGITGAHSSVWNHVADAVRVLRPRLLFVENVAALLRRGLDVVHRDLATIGYDTSWLCLRASDIGAAHRRDRLFLLATPTPPRGGGADVADTLRP